Part of the Tamandua tetradactyla isolate mTamTet1 chromosome X, mTamTet1.pri, whole genome shotgun sequence genome, GCAAGTTAATTTACCTGTCTGTGTTttagttttatcatctgtaaaatggagatagtaataGTTCCTACATCATtgagttattgtgaggattaaatagtaTGGATAatgtgcctagaacagtgcttaGCACACAGTAAGCACTATGTAAGTGTTCTCTATATTTAATATAGCTATAGTGATGAAGGAAGAAAGGCTGGAACCAAAAGAAAACTTTTGGCTTTAGCCATATGAAATGTGTCAAGAGACCAATATGTGGAAAGCAATAGAGTTTAGGGGGTAACAGATGACTTAATTGCAAAAAAATGCTAAGCATGGAACACCCTCTAAATATTTCTGTTTATACAGTACATGacacaaagtagaaaaatcatgaaaacagagattctgcaGGATCTAgatttgtttcatatatattttaaatatacatgtgcaatacattaaaatatatagagatgtgtgaatatatatatatatatttacatcacAGAAGGAAAGGGATACATATGCACACTCACTCACACATCTGTGATCTGCGCACATACTCCAACAGGACCATCTGTACGTAAACCAGATGCAGTCTGTATCAGGCCAATTTGGACACAGTAAAAGCCCTGACTCAGCAGCAGATTGCAGATTGCAACTACATTTGAGTAACCCTTCAGTTCCTTCTACCAAGTGTAaggccatttaaaaatgaactctGAGAAGAGCTCCTTTGGGTATATGGCAAAACCCAGGGCACCTCTGGCAGTGCACAATTTGCCTGAGTAAGGACTGCAGGATTGGGATATTAAGGAGCTATCAAGGAAGAGGGACTTGTGTTATTTTGGACCGTGAAACTAATAAGCAAACATCCATAGAATAACTTTAGCTCCAGGAACAATGCTTTAGTGTCATAGAACCCTTATATATCTCAGCTCTAAGCAAATTTCAGGCAGAAGCAGAGAGAATTGTATGTTGTTATTCATCACCATCCAGCTTGTCTCAGAGAACTGGGCACAGCTTTTAGGGGTAGATAATTTCAAAGTTCAATCAGGCAGACTTGTAAGATAAAAAAGTTATTCAAACTGAAGGATTTGAAAGCAACATATGAGGTTACAGGTATTGGTTTGGGTTTATAAATGTTCCAAGAAGCCAAACCTTATATATGGCACCATTTGCAGCAGTATCATTAACATTATTAATAATCgacaaaacaaatatatatatatatatatatatattatatatatatatatattcaaaaaatagAGCAAAGCAATTCTAGAAGAGGAGGTGTAAGTGAAGGTGTGGGGCTGAGCACAGCCCAAATGTCAATACACTTCAGTAAGATTCAGAAAGATGCAGAACCAACAAAGACTGAGTGGCACATATTTCTGTAGTTCTCTTTTGTTACTTCTCAATGTATGTACCCAACAAAGAGACATGGAtgtctccttcttcttttccctgTGTACAGCTATACACTTTTTCCCATCTCTCCACCCTGcaacacacatacatgcacgctttaaaagagatgaaatatAGAGTCTGGAAGTCTTAAACTAAGTTGGACCACCTTGATTTCAAACAAGTGCCCTCGAGCTTTGAATTCCTTAGTGAATTTTGGATTCACTTACAGAGGGAAACTGTATATAATTCATGTGTCTATTAGCAGCAGTCTTTAGGATCCTGCCATCACCACTGTAGCCTTTTCCCATTGAAGGGGGTTCAAAACACAggctctctctatttttttaaaagagaagtcagTTCTCGGTATTACACATCTTTCATCTCAGTTTTTCACTGTTGTTCTCAGGCAACTGCCATTGCAGACAAAGCCAGGAGCAAGCACAGTGTGTGCAATAAAGAGTAGATGCAATGGTGAAGATACGGCTTGGTTAGAgtttctttcagcttttcttttccACACTTGAGTTTCTACAAGATGACAGAGTCAATGGTGATATCCAATGGGGGCAGCCTCGACACCTAACAGTTAATTAACTACCCACCATGCACTGCATAAAGACCACTACACTTACTTTACACAGTTCCTGGAAAGTAACTGAATGGAAATGGCTTTCTGTTGTTGTTAAGAGACTTAGGAGAAAAGCCCCATGATTCAATGTGGTGCAGGGGAAAGAATGTTGAACTAGGAGCCAGAAGGCCTGTATTTCAGTCACAACTCTGCTATTAACTCagtgtgtggccttgggcaagtcacttcctatctctaggcctcagttttcccatatgTAAAATAAAGGCATTGAACTAGATTAATAGCTAAGATTCCTTCCAGCTCTAAAGTTTTATGAGTTTTTATGTCCATTATTAAGACCTGAGCCATGCAGTCTCAGGGCAGTTAGCTTCTAAGAGAAAATAGACTTCTCTAATATCCTTTGCTTTGTTCATATAGCTATAAAGCACGTCTGCCTTTGGCACTTGGGTCAGACATACAAAGTTATGAGCATCCTGATTTACTATCCTACTCAGCATGCTAGTGGAATCTGCCAGTACTATAAGTTGATACTTTGGAAAGGGAGTAAAACTCCAATTAATTAAACCTGGAAATGTACGATAATTTTGCCTCAAAAACTCACAAACAAGTGAGCATGATTCTGAGTGCACACATACATATCAGGATACAGACTATTGCTAGTGATCAATTCATTACAGTAATCCATTTCCCTTAATAAAATTTTAGTaaatagtatagtatagtatagcaAAATATGCCGTAAAAGAAACACCTATGGAACAACAGCACTTTGGGAAGtgttagagagagaaagaaggacaggTAGAGAGACAAGATAAGTCAAATGAGATAGAAATACAGGCAAAGCAAGAGTTAGtctcaaagaaagggagggaaggagaaggaaggaaggaagggagataaAGGTGACGAAGAGTAAAAGTAGAGAGGGTGGGAATGAAGAGGGAAGGGATACAGAATAGGATaatgaaagaagaggagagagtgagaaaaaggaagaaagcagagaagggccataaaaagagagaaggggttaGATTCCCTGGAAAACTAAATGCTTTTCCACATTGACCTATAAAAACCATCTTAAAAGAAAGCTTCCAAAGGCAATGTGGAAAGCAGAGTAATGCTCAGAGTCTGCATCATGAGGCCTTGCATTGGGGAGCCCCTAAGCCTCCATGTTGCTGGCTCTGTCAGTCCTCAGTATCCAAACCTCATGCTTATATATCACCTGAATTTGTCTTGACAACCCTAAGGGCTGGACTGACGGGGTtgaaaaaagttgaagagaagtGGGATAGATACTGTCAAAAAGAACAAGGCATCCTGCACCAGGATGTACTTGGCCACTCCTCTGACACTGCAGGGACAAAAGAGGTGAGGCCCTAACTTTGGCTAGTTTATTACCCCTCCCCCTCTTCAAAGATGAGGCCTATCCTTTACTGATGGGAACTACAAAGCTCTGGATCCATCCTGTAGGAACGTCATACAGACTTTTCCTGGGCCTTGGGGAAGGACGCATTGCCACCAGAAGAGATTTTTCTGCACACAGTATTGGTGTGCCTCTTACAGCGGCAGCCTGGTCGCCTGAGGCTATCATAGCCCTGCTGACACAGATAGAGGCATCCACGGGTAGGCAGGTAGCAGCACAGGCAGGGTAGAAAGAGTGAGATGAGGCTCATGGCTGCCCAGCGGACAAAGCAAGAGCTAGGCCCACAGGAACAGGGCTCATCAGCACAGTTGTCTTCATCATCAGTGGAGCAGTGGTAGAAGAGGCCCTTGACACAGCAGAGACAAGTGCCATAATCGAGGAGGCTCTCAGCAGAGCAAAGGCAACGCTGGTTGCAAAGCCAACAGGAGGGAAGAGGGTGAGCTGCTGTGCAGGGTACACACTTGCAGCGCCCACACTCCTCGCATATGAAGAGGTGCTCACTGGGATGCACTGCAGATTGCTCAGCTTCTCCCTTTAGAGCACCATCAGGCTTTGAGTGGGTCCCAGCTCCAGGCTGGGTTCGGATGATAGACTGGCCTGAAGGTGAGGGTGTAATGCTGGCCAAGAGCCTTTGATCAGAGGCAGTGGTGCTATGGGACATTGAGCTGGCAATGCTAGATTGGCTCAGATGCTGAGGCAAGGGCTGTAATTGATGGCACTGGCTGAGACTGCGGGGAAGACCAGTAGGCATGGTAGCCAGGGACCAATCAGATTTGTGGGTTTGCACAATAAGGGAAGGGCTGGAGAGTGCCTGTTTACAGGAGGCTGGAGGTCGCTCCACATAATCATTGCTAGCATGAGTAGAACGCAGCTGTTCAATAGGCAGAATTTGTTGGAGATCATCTGTCATTGTGGCATCCAttttgccttgattcttgagctCTAAGTAGTTTGGGGTCAGGATGGCACTTATGGTGATAAAGAGGAGCCCTTGTAGTTACATGAACCTCAGGACACATCAGAAAATCCTAGGAGAGAaggaatagaaataataaatgagaaCACACAGGCACGATTACTTTGCAAGGAATCAAAAAAGCTCAGGACCTATCACCACCACTGCCTTCAATCACTTTGCAGTAGTCTTCATATTATACCTTTATTTTGTAATTTACCTCGCCTACTTCTTTACAAACAAGTCTGGTCATCCCATTCAGACTACAAAACACTTTGAGAGCAAAGATCAAAGTGATTGATTCCTTTTGCATTCCATCATATAGACTGGTTTAAGAGGGGTTAACTAGCTCATTTAGGTGTTTGCTAACACAAAGGAATCCAAGTCTTGAGCATGAGAATTCTAATAAAAATGGACCCTAATTTGAAAGGCAAAGACTAATTCCTGAAGCAGTGCTGCGGCAAAAGAGAAAGCCTTAAAAGTCGCCATgaaaatgtgtttatatatatgtatatttaaatatatatgtgtataatctCTAATCATTAATCAGGGAATTAGGTTTTTTGTAGAGTAATAGGAATTCATTTAGAGAAACAAGGTTTTCCAAGAGTATAAGGAAGCCATTACTAATCATCTTGCAGTTCTCCTCAACTTACAAGCCATTGTAACTTATTGAGATAGTGATTCTAAATGCCATGTTGGTTCTAGAATTAAATTTGTGTATATATGGGAGTAACACTGTGGATAGGGGAAACATAGAAGATGAGccctaaattatttcaaatatcacCTGTTAACTGTACCTATTATCACTCTGTATCAATTCTATATTGATGAAATTTACCAGACACAACAGCATGGACTGCTTTTTTCTATCCTCACCTTACACAATAAACTGGCTTTCTTAGGGAGAATACAAGTGCTTATACTACATTTAAGCTGAGTGTCTTGAAAGCATATGCTGGTGTCTCCATTTTACCACAATCAGGGAGAGTTGAGTGGTCATTCCCAGAGGGATTTGATCAACCCTAGTACTGATAATGGCGACTATGAGAAAATATTGCATGGTTCTACAAACAGTAGGTTGCTATATCATACAGCTGGAAGAGTAAACAGCCAAAAAGGTGTACACAAGGAAACACAAACACAGATCCAAGAGACATCCCGGAGGCATTAAGACCTAGGAAAAACTAGGATAGATAAAgcatatatttgatatatttgaaATTCATCAGATTTTAGGCCTGCTCAAAATAGTTTGATTAGTCACACTACTGTATGGGATGAATATCTTGAAtgagtaataaaaatgaataagtgaGAGAAGATAGCGCTTGATTAAGTTTCTATAAGCAAGTATGACACTGAATTGGGTCCAAAGCTCAATAACAGGAAAAATAAGGATGCATTTCATAACGGACTCAGTGAATAATAATATAATCAGCCTCAGATGTCTCTTAAGGCTATGTTCTCATGCAAACCTGTTTAGCTAAATTTGTATCTGTTCACTTTTGAAAAGGAGACTTAACTtgttaaaaataacttttgtgGGTACATCACATCAAAGAATTATTCTGaccaatattttactttttagctAGTTGTTTTGCTGTTATTTCACCCAACACAAAAGAAGGCAGATGAACACCATGGAGACTCTAAGACCCAAATATCTATGTATCCTTTGTTAAACACTTGCTtcctttgggcctcagtttcaaCGTCTATATAATTATAAGGGTAGACCATGTGGTCTTAAAGGACCCTGCCCATTATGGTCTATAATTCTATAACTAAGCAATTTAATAAAAGAATTCTCATCATCCACATCATCTGCATCTTCAAGTTCTTGAGAGTAAGTTGGGCAATATGCCCTTGTTTATTCGgacattcaaaagaaaaatgtatgtcTCCTTCATTTAGTTGAATGCAAAGTCCCCTACAACATCCCTCTCTACCTTGCCTATATCTTTATAGATTCATAGCCTCAGCCCTGGGAATGAACAATTGGTTTCATCTGAACACCAAATAAACAAGGACACATTGTTCAGCTGGCTTGGAGGGTATGTGGATATAGGAGCTTTGAACTCAGAGAGTCTTTTGACAAATTTATAAGACATGGATTTATATACTATTGATCAGATAAAGAATGTGCAAGACCCTTCAATTCCTTTACACTATAAGAATAGTAACATATACAATTAGATAAATTTTAGATTCACTGATTTCCCAAAGGAAACTAGATTGAAAACATACTGGAAATTTCAGTAAGCAATGATTCAAAAGAAGGCATACAAGGTCTCCAAGTTACAGGAGATAATCATGTGGGATTCCAAAGAAAGGATTCCAGAAATGTCACTTATCTCAGGGACGTGCTGACATGCCCAGAAGGTCAAAAGCTAAGCTTGGAGGAATCTAGGTCATAATACAAatgactcagaatcaagggacttAGTAGCCAATAATGAGAAACATGTTCAAAGGGAAGCCTGTCTTAGAAGTAGAAGGGTATATGGTGGTTAGGTTGAGAAGAGGTATTTAGATATTGATTAGATTGCTGCAAGATTGATGAGCAGAAATGCTTTGTTggatgattaaaagaaatgttgggCATCAGCGTAGGTGGAAGATCTGCAATCTGAAATATGGTTGGCAGTAGGTAATATCAGGGTTCTGAGTAGGATAAAAAAGGATTGAATGACAAACTGTTTACCATTCTGGATGTGCTGAATCCTATCTGACTAACAAGATGAactgaaacagaaactgtagAGAAAGGTAGGGGGAAAAATTGGGAAATGAATAGGCTTATATAGACTAGATTAAAAACTAATACTGCATGCATGTTTATAATTCAGAAATCCACCCATTAAAGGGCCATTCATTGCAAGCAGCAACAATTAAGAAATGGATTGTTCTATTGGTCAATTCCATATTCCGTTAAATGAGGGAGAATATACATATTCTTAAACAGGAGCCAAGGTCATTACAAGTTCTTGGTTACATATTGGTGGGATCTAATGATGTCTGTCACTTTATGACTCTAGTAATGAATGATGCATTGTAAACCTACTCCCATTCAGTCCCTCTGGCCAGGTGCTCATAGCTTTCTCAGCATTTTTTCTGTAGCCCTGTAATTTGCTATactcaacctaaatagaaatttctCTTCTTATGTCAATTTAGAGACTACAAAACTAAATTCATTCAAGAAATGTTGATGTttgttaatgaaagaaaaatgtattttcttcatgGAACCTAAAATCAGTCCCTGATTACTCTGCTGAGACTAAAGATGAAAACTTTCTTATCTAAAGCTATTCTGTGCTAACATTTTAAGACAGTTCTGATTTCTATGATTAATCTTTTCTGATACAATATGACTAACTGTtgatttccaagaaaaaaaatggggaagagaaggagTGCCTGGTTCCTGTTTCCTCCCACTCCCATGGGTTCTGTACCTTACTGTGTAAGGGCTCAGGGGTGCATTGCTTTTTCCTGTGCTCTGCTGCTATATACCCTCATTCTTAGAATAACTGAAAGCAAACATGAGAATTTCTGCTATGGCTTTACATGCTTTCTTAGTTTGACTATTCCAAAGTCTGCTCTCTAAAAATCCCTCTGTGTGCACAAACATTTGCATCTCTATCAAAGAGCTCCCCCCTTACAAATACTGAGTTGTATATAGTTTACATTACTAACCTCTCCACCACTGCCTGGGCCTCTCTCCTACCGCATACATCTTACTGAAGCTGCCAGGTCCTCACCACATTTAACTCTTAACTTGTCACTTTGCTACCCTAGTCCTATTCATTACTTTGATAATTTCATTAAGATTCATAGC contains:
- the SPRY3 gene encoding protein sprouty homolog 3, which produces MDATMTDDLQQILPIEQLRSTHASNDYVERPPASCKQALSSPSLIVQTHKSDWSLATMPTGLPRSLSQCHQLQPLPQHLSQSSIASSMSHSTTASDQRLLASITPSPSGQSIIRTQPGAGTHSKPDGALKGEAEQSAVHPSEHLFICEECGRCKCVPCTAAHPLPSCWLCNQRCLCSAESLLDYGTCLCCVKGLFYHCSTDDEDNCADEPCSCGPSSCFVRWAAMSLISLFLPCLCCYLPTRGCLYLCQQGYDSLRRPGCRCKRHTNTVCRKISSGGNASFPKAQEKSV